The Sorangiineae bacterium MSr11367 genome window below encodes:
- a CDS encoding class II aldolase/adducin family protein, with protein MSIDVKRTVEELRAATQILVGEGILDGFGHVSTRHPEQPDRYFMLLRNVDGPAAEARVLELDADSNPIGPGDVRPSIERFIHGEIYRQRPDVLAVVHTHAPPLIPFGVCNVALRPLYHMCGFLEDGASVFDIRKEHGTTNMLVTSYELGQSLAASLGRRAMVLMRGHGATVVGTSLKEAVFRSVYATLNAQLQTVAMQLGQPTFLNTGEAKLADELHHAVLDRPWEYWVKKHG; from the coding sequence ATGAGCATCGATGTAAAGCGGACGGTCGAGGAGCTTCGTGCGGCGACCCAGATCCTGGTTGGCGAGGGGATCCTCGACGGCTTTGGGCACGTTTCAACGCGTCATCCGGAGCAGCCGGATCGCTACTTCATGTTGCTTCGCAACGTCGACGGGCCGGCTGCGGAGGCGCGCGTTCTCGAGCTCGATGCCGACAGCAACCCCATCGGCCCCGGGGACGTTCGTCCATCCATCGAGCGATTCATCCACGGAGAAATCTATCGGCAGCGTCCCGACGTCTTGGCCGTCGTTCACACGCACGCGCCCCCCTTGATCCCTTTCGGCGTGTGCAACGTCGCGCTTCGTCCACTCTATCACATGTGCGGATTTCTCGAGGACGGGGCATCGGTGTTCGATATCCGGAAAGAGCACGGCACGACGAACATGCTCGTCACCAGCTATGAGCTCGGTCAGTCGCTGGCGGCGTCGCTCGGCCGCCGGGCGATGGTCCTCATGCGGGGCCACGGCGCGACCGTCGTCGGGACGTCCTTGAAGGAGGCGGTGTTCCGCTCCGTGTATGCGACGCTGAATGCCCAACTCCAGACCGTCGCGATGCAGCTCGGACAGCCGACGTTCCTGAACACGGGAGAGGCAAAGCTCGCGGACGAGCTTCATCACGCGGTGCTGGATCGGCCCTGGGAGTACTGGGTGAAGAAGCACGGGTAG
- a CDS encoding LysR family transcriptional regulator produces MAEPDLNLLIALDALLTDGTVVGAARRLGLSASAMSRTLSRLRAATGDPLLVRAGRGLAPTPRAMELRERVQHLSQEARAVLRPAPGALDVGRVEQTITLRANDGFVEAFAARLVSAVAAAAPGVRLRFAPKADKDVRPLREGQIDLEIGVLGETGPEVRRQALFRDRFIGVVREGHSLLLAEGKMTPERYAACSHVVVSRRGRPTGPVDDALAALGLSRTVVAVVPSFRAALSIARASDLVALMTTAFMGSVWEHEPSAGVQSFALPVPTPPIVVSQMWHPRLDVDPVHRWLRGVVVRVCQERSFAHR; encoded by the coding sequence ATGGCGGAACCGGATTTGAACCTGCTCATCGCGCTCGATGCCCTGCTCACGGATGGCACCGTAGTGGGCGCGGCGCGCAGGCTGGGACTTAGCGCTTCGGCCATGAGCCGCACGCTTTCGCGCCTTCGCGCCGCGACGGGGGATCCTCTTCTGGTCCGCGCGGGCCGTGGATTGGCTCCGACCCCCCGCGCCATGGAACTGCGCGAGCGCGTTCAGCACCTCTCCCAGGAGGCGCGCGCCGTGCTGCGGCCTGCACCGGGTGCGTTGGACGTCGGAAGGGTCGAGCAGACCATCACACTCCGCGCCAACGATGGCTTCGTGGAAGCATTCGCGGCGCGGCTCGTGTCCGCTGTGGCGGCCGCAGCACCGGGTGTGCGCCTGCGTTTCGCCCCGAAGGCAGACAAAGACGTACGCCCCCTGCGGGAGGGACAGATCGATCTCGAGATCGGTGTCCTCGGCGAGACGGGGCCGGAGGTGCGCAGGCAGGCTTTGTTCCGGGACCGCTTCATCGGCGTCGTCCGAGAAGGGCATTCGCTTCTTCTTGCCGAAGGAAAGATGACGCCGGAACGATACGCAGCCTGCAGCCATGTGGTGGTGTCACGCCGGGGGCGCCCAACCGGCCCCGTGGATGATGCGCTGGCCGCGCTGGGGCTCTCACGCACCGTGGTCGCGGTCGTACCGAGCTTCCGCGCCGCACTGTCCATCGCACGCGCTTCCGACCTCGTCGCGCTCATGACCACCGCCTTCATGGGGTCCGTGTGGGAGCACGAGCCCTCCGCGGGCGTCCAAAGCTTCGCGCTTCCCGTTCCTACACCCCCGATCGTCGTATCGCAGATGTGGCACCCGCGCCTCGACGTCGATCCCGTGCACCGCTGGTTGCGCGGCGTGGTCGTTCGCGTCTGCCAAGAGCGGTCATTCGCCCATCGATAA
- a CDS encoding TetR/AcrR family transcriptional regulator: protein MARPKEFDRSVALEAAKELFWRKGYNATTTEDLRHAMGIGRQSFYDSFAGKRETFLEVLRRYNDDGVAQCVARAKSARSPLAGLERILFGLVEEQPQRHALGCLGVSTICELGTDDPDVAAIGAESGKRLEALLVDLVRQAKAGGEIRASVDERAGALQVNATMLGMKVLAKSGAPAATLREVAIATLDGLAAHPIERGRRGRTN, encoded by the coding sequence ATGGCTCGACCGAAAGAGTTCGACCGTAGCGTGGCACTCGAAGCGGCAAAGGAGCTCTTCTGGCGGAAAGGCTACAACGCCACGACGACGGAGGACCTCCGTCACGCCATGGGGATCGGGCGTCAGAGCTTTTACGACTCGTTTGCGGGAAAGCGAGAGACGTTCCTCGAGGTGCTGCGGCGCTACAACGACGATGGTGTGGCCCAGTGCGTCGCCAGAGCGAAGAGTGCGCGTTCGCCCCTCGCCGGACTCGAACGCATCCTGTTCGGTTTGGTCGAGGAGCAGCCGCAACGCCACGCATTGGGCTGCCTTGGCGTTTCGACGATCTGCGAGCTGGGAACGGACGATCCCGACGTCGCCGCCATTGGAGCGGAGAGCGGCAAACGCCTCGAGGCGCTGCTCGTGGACCTGGTGCGGCAGGCAAAGGCCGGGGGAGAAATACGCGCATCGGTCGACGAGCGCGCGGGCGCCCTCCAGGTCAACGCCACCATGCTCGGGATGAAGGTGCTTGCGAAGAGCGGTGCCCCCGCCGCTACGCTGCGCGAGGTGGCCATCGCCACGCTCGACGGCCTGGCCGCACACCCCATCGAGCGCGGCCGCCGCGGGCGAACGAACTGA
- a CDS encoding discoidin domain-containing protein: MNSGPRRSRPSRLLSISVLAAGAAGSVAFAVPPSVRAQPRAADVLLSQGKRVIVSSSESAEFGGPKALDGNSSTRWASKEASDPEWIRVDLIDRAAIHRVKLSWEAAYAKKYRIEISDNGWQWTTVRTITNGDGNIDDLTGFSERARYLRVVGTERGTSYGYSLWELQVYGVPDSVGDTESPSAPTALNFGGVTSTGIELSWNASTDNINVSGYDVLRNGAVVATTQTSPYTDSGLTSATSYTYTVRARDAAGNLSAPSSALPVSTRTGADAHPFVLAGAGDIADQCKVTDLNCIHPKTAALVAAIAPPAVITMGDNQYDDAHLSDFQNYFDKTWGKFKSIMRPVPGNHESYDDTAFAGYKSYFGSIATPKGKMYYSWDMGNWHFVALDSNDFVPNDLADVAADPPQLAWLKTDLAATRKPCIAAYFHHPRFSSGDHGDNPGTAALWSTLVDNKVDLVLNGHDHHYERFLPQDAAGQASSQGPVEIIVGSGGITLYEIKPAHATTAKLVSDFGVIKLHLTDSTFATQLIGLDGVVLDSSPTYTCH; this comes from the coding sequence ATGAACTCTGGACCCCGTCGGTCTCGGCCAAGCAGGTTGCTCTCCATTTCCGTTCTCGCCGCCGGTGCCGCTGGCAGCGTCGCGTTTGCGGTGCCGCCTTCGGTTCGCGCCCAGCCGCGGGCGGCCGATGTGCTGCTCTCCCAAGGAAAACGCGTCATCGTGTCGAGCTCCGAAAGCGCGGAGTTCGGCGGGCCCAAGGCGTTGGACGGAAATTCGTCGACGCGTTGGGCGAGCAAAGAGGCGTCCGACCCCGAGTGGATTCGCGTCGATCTCATCGATCGCGCGGCCATTCATCGCGTGAAGCTCTCGTGGGAAGCCGCATACGCAAAAAAGTACCGCATCGAGATATCCGACAATGGCTGGCAGTGGACCACCGTACGAACCATCACCAACGGGGATGGCAATATCGACGATCTCACGGGATTCTCCGAGCGCGCGCGGTATTTGCGCGTCGTCGGCACGGAGCGCGGCACCTCGTATGGATATTCCCTCTGGGAACTGCAGGTGTACGGCGTTCCGGATTCCGTGGGCGATACGGAATCGCCCAGCGCGCCCACCGCCCTGAACTTCGGCGGGGTGACCTCCACCGGCATCGAGCTGAGTTGGAATGCGTCGACCGACAACATCAACGTGAGCGGATACGACGTGTTGCGCAACGGTGCCGTGGTTGCCACCACACAGACTTCCCCTTACACCGATAGCGGTTTGACCTCCGCAACGAGCTACACGTATACGGTGCGCGCGCGCGATGCTGCGGGCAACCTTTCGGCACCCAGCTCCGCCCTTCCGGTGAGCACACGAACCGGCGCGGATGCTCACCCGTTCGTCCTCGCGGGGGCAGGGGACATCGCCGATCAATGCAAGGTCACCGATCTCAATTGCATTCACCCGAAGACGGCGGCGTTGGTGGCGGCGATCGCCCCGCCGGCCGTCATCACCATGGGGGACAATCAATACGACGATGCGCACCTCTCGGACTTTCAGAATTACTTCGACAAGACCTGGGGCAAGTTCAAAAGCATCATGCGCCCGGTGCCGGGAAACCACGAATCGTATGACGATACGGCGTTTGCCGGTTACAAGTCGTACTTCGGATCCATCGCCACGCCGAAGGGCAAGATGTATTACAGCTGGGACATGGGGAATTGGCATTTCGTCGCGCTCGACTCCAACGACTTCGTCCCCAACGATCTGGCGGATGTTGCGGCCGACCCGCCGCAACTTGCATGGCTCAAGACGGATCTTGCCGCAACGAGAAAGCCTTGTATCGCCGCGTACTTCCACCATCCGCGATTCAGCTCCGGCGACCATGGCGACAACCCGGGGACCGCGGCACTCTGGTCGACGTTGGTCGACAACAAAGTCGATCTCGTCCTCAATGGGCACGACCATCACTATGAGCGATTCTTACCCCAGGACGCGGCAGGCCAAGCGAGTTCACAAGGGCCCGTGGAGATCATCGTCGGCAGCGGCGGCATCACGCTGTACGAGATCAAACCCGCGCACGCGACGACCGCCAAGCTGGTCTCCGACTTCGGTGTGATCAAGCTGCACTTGACCGACTCGACGTTCGCGACCCAACTCATTGGGCTCGACGGGGTGGTGCTCGACAGCAGCCCGACCTACACGTGCCATTAG
- a CDS encoding isocyanide synthase family protein yields MRDLTAIVGKFVARGEPVRMVLPGYPYKSLSERKCTGVDPDDAEVYSLLYLDSILKEIRAIYAPGAKLIIFSDGRPYSAIVGVPDENVTRYVAGIRRILRSIRAEKRIEAVTLEDLKKNEYGNDFDAMRRWLMDTYGVPLEHIDEAIKSEPDLEYLYTSMKRFRFEDMEGRPHTVVIDPNDRSRQPVSYSSLGIKAKRRVVGDMAKRGMQLAMAWDAFLQNVDGEALRLSSNRKRCGSKKFSIATMPGSNRHTPWHGAAVTIPMGREEGTSGASIRVIQRRVAEEYQCREVVDPASRRPVGYMYPAVDEDHIAKFYVNALGEVPPHAVTREWPLARKIAEIYEPLKIPVPSEAMPNAESVRSSFRPTEAAR; encoded by the coding sequence ATGCGAGACCTCACCGCCATCGTCGGCAAATTCGTCGCGCGGGGCGAGCCCGTCCGGATGGTGCTCCCCGGATACCCGTACAAGTCCTTGTCGGAAAGGAAATGCACGGGAGTCGACCCCGACGATGCCGAGGTGTATTCCCTCCTTTATCTCGATAGCATTCTGAAAGAGATTCGCGCCATCTATGCACCGGGCGCAAAGCTGATCATCTTCAGCGACGGGCGTCCGTACTCGGCCATCGTCGGGGTGCCCGACGAGAACGTCACCCGCTACGTTGCCGGCATTCGACGCATCCTTCGAAGCATCCGAGCCGAGAAACGCATCGAAGCCGTCACCCTCGAAGATCTGAAGAAAAACGAGTACGGCAACGATTTCGACGCCATGCGCCGATGGCTCATGGACACCTATGGGGTGCCGCTGGAGCACATCGATGAGGCCATCAAGTCGGAGCCGGACTTGGAATATCTCTATACGAGCATGAAGCGGTTTCGCTTCGAAGACATGGAGGGCCGCCCTCACACCGTGGTGATCGACCCCAACGATCGCAGCAGGCAGCCGGTTTCGTACAGCTCGTTGGGAATCAAAGCCAAACGACGCGTGGTCGGGGATATGGCCAAGCGGGGCATGCAGCTCGCCATGGCGTGGGACGCGTTTCTCCAAAATGTCGACGGTGAGGCCTTGCGACTCTCCAGCAACCGCAAACGTTGCGGGAGCAAGAAGTTCAGCATCGCGACGATGCCGGGAAGCAACCGCCACACACCCTGGCACGGTGCCGCCGTGACCATTCCCATGGGTCGCGAGGAGGGGACGAGCGGAGCGAGTATTCGCGTGATTCAGCGTCGGGTGGCCGAGGAATACCAATGCCGCGAAGTCGTCGATCCAGCATCGCGACGCCCGGTGGGATACATGTACCCGGCCGTCGATGAGGATCACATTGCCAAGTTCTACGTGAATGCGCTGGGCGAGGTGCCGCCCCACGCCGTGACCCGCGAGTGGCCTCTCGCGCGGAAAATTGCCGAGATCTACGAGCCGCTGAAGATCCCGGTCCCCTCGGAGGCCATGCCCAACGCGGAAAGCGTAAGGTCGTCGTTTCGCCCGACCGAGGCCGCCCGATGA
- a CDS encoding peptidoglycan DD-metalloendopeptidase family protein, giving the protein MRSIRVNLVFVLALVGCAGVADEETRGAAPGDGVDQVVMPLGGGSVVEPRAVEAVDPEPAVRAPDHEWGADSSEEGAHHDSLRLESGAKERAATNRARLAPSCNKSDLKFSVWPVSGAHGKQWMINNYTDLDPDASQTSDYKGKTGSLARTYDGHRGADIDISSFREMDNNTAIARAAADGVVEFIREDQFDRNTSCTGTWNVVVLRHANGYASYYGHVKKNSVVVNVGDSVVAGQKLAVVGSSGCSTQAHLHFEVHDCSDAWLESFDDMWTAPPAYEGPSDIMDVMLKEGAFSSAQQIKDPAPNDTLYAPGATMGVGLSAAIRGGDKVQISMVAPDSNVSSWTWTAGGVARYAHWMPSWTWKVGSTPGTWTMRVFVNNSLKTSRTFKVSNLVPGFAEVARHGVSAANFQTVFDDVTAAGYRPVWIDGFNVGSNSYFNMLFRPAGNVWWLARAGMTSAQYQTEFDTQSQDGHRLLHVDSYLSAGAVRYNGIWTNESGPAQTAYHGASEALHQANWNTLTNQGWRPVNVSVVSVGGARQITALWDTAPFGGFVGLHGIPASQYQSTFDAQVEAGRRPHYLDAYVHNGQVFYSAIFSSQSLGSWVARHDRTSAQYQSDYNSFTGQGFLTKFVTGVDDGGTGNYAAVWTQ; this is encoded by the coding sequence ATGCGATCGATCCGGGTGAATTTGGTCTTCGTTTTGGCATTGGTTGGTTGTGCGGGGGTGGCGGACGAGGAGACACGCGGGGCGGCGCCGGGTGATGGGGTCGATCAGGTCGTCATGCCGCTCGGCGGGGGCAGCGTGGTGGAGCCGCGTGCGGTGGAGGCGGTGGATCCGGAGCCGGCGGTGAGGGCTCCCGATCATGAATGGGGCGCGGACTCCTCGGAAGAGGGCGCGCATCACGATTCTCTGCGGCTCGAAAGCGGTGCCAAGGAGCGCGCGGCCACGAACCGGGCGCGGTTGGCGCCCAGCTGCAACAAGTCCGACCTGAAATTCTCGGTCTGGCCGGTCTCCGGCGCACACGGCAAGCAGTGGATGATCAACAACTACACCGATCTCGATCCCGATGCGTCGCAAACGAGCGATTACAAGGGGAAAACCGGAAGCTTGGCGCGCACATACGATGGCCATCGCGGCGCCGATATCGACATATCCTCCTTTCGCGAGATGGATAACAACACCGCCATCGCCCGCGCCGCCGCCGATGGCGTGGTCGAGTTCATCCGCGAGGATCAGTTCGATCGAAACACGAGCTGCACCGGAACCTGGAACGTGGTGGTGCTTCGGCATGCGAACGGTTACGCAAGTTATTACGGTCACGTGAAGAAGAATTCGGTCGTCGTCAACGTGGGCGACAGTGTCGTCGCCGGGCAGAAGCTCGCGGTGGTCGGCAGTTCCGGCTGTTCCACCCAAGCGCATTTGCACTTCGAGGTGCACGACTGCAGCGACGCTTGGCTCGAGTCGTTCGACGACATGTGGACCGCACCGCCCGCGTACGAGGGGCCGTCCGACATCATGGATGTGATGCTCAAGGAAGGGGCCTTCAGCAGCGCTCAGCAGATCAAGGACCCGGCGCCCAACGACACGCTCTACGCCCCGGGAGCCACGATGGGGGTCGGCTTGTCCGCGGCGATTCGCGGCGGTGACAAAGTGCAAATCAGCATGGTCGCGCCGGACTCGAACGTGTCTTCCTGGACGTGGACCGCGGGCGGCGTGGCCCGTTACGCGCACTGGATGCCCAGCTGGACCTGGAAGGTGGGAAGCACGCCGGGCACCTGGACGATGCGCGTCTTCGTCAACAATTCGCTGAAGACGTCGCGCACCTTCAAGGTGTCGAACTTGGTTCCCGGCTTTGCCGAGGTGGCGCGCCACGGCGTGAGTGCGGCAAACTTCCAGACCGTTTTCGATGACGTCACCGCGGCGGGTTATCGGCCGGTGTGGATCGACGGATTCAACGTTGGCAGCAACTCCTACTTCAACATGCTCTTTCGTCCGGCGGGCAACGTCTGGTGGCTCGCCCGTGCGGGCATGACCTCGGCGCAATATCAGACCGAGTTCGATACGCAATCGCAAGATGGCCACCGACTGCTCCACGTCGACAGCTACCTTTCCGCCGGTGCGGTCCGCTACAATGGCATTTGGACCAACGAGAGCGGCCCCGCACAGACTGCCTATCATGGCGCCTCCGAGGCCCTGCACCAGGCGAATTGGAATACCCTGACCAACCAAGGCTGGCGTCCCGTGAACGTCTCCGTGGTCTCGGTGGGCGGCGCCCGCCAGATCACCGCGCTCTGGGATACCGCTCCCTTCGGCGGCTTCGTCGGCCTGCACGGCATCCCCGCCAGCCAGTACCAATCGACCTTCGATGCCCAAGTGGAAGCGGGCCGCCGCCCGCACTACCTCGACGCGTACGTCCACAACGGCCAGGTGTTCTACTCGGCCATTTTCTCCTCGCAGAGCCTTGGCTCGTGGGTGGCACGCCACGATCGCACCAGTGCGCAGTATCAATCCGATTACAACAGCTTCACCGGCCAGGGATTCCTGACCAAATTCGTGACCGGTGTGGACGACGGCGGCACGGGCAACTACGCCGCCGTGTGGACCCAATAG
- a CDS encoding TetR/AcrR family transcriptional regulator encodes MPRPKQRTDALRERGLASALAVLAEEGVAGLTTRTVALRANASVPAIYEVFGDKAGIIREVFFHGFGLLADDLSRLPPNADPLEGLRRLADAFRQFVLANPVLAQVMFSQPFADFDPTTDETKAGVKVRKVFVRHAQAAIDAGLFAGDPTDIAHVFFAYVEGLASAERAQRLGASKPSVERRWRLGLNALIDGLHHGPAGRAAKM; translated from the coding sequence GTGCCTCGACCGAAGCAACGCACCGATGCGCTCCGTGAGCGTGGGCTCGCCAGCGCCCTGGCCGTGCTCGCCGAGGAAGGGGTGGCAGGGCTGACCACGCGGACCGTTGCCCTCCGCGCGAATGCCTCCGTTCCGGCCATTTACGAAGTCTTCGGCGACAAAGCGGGCATCATCCGGGAAGTCTTCTTCCACGGATTCGGGCTGCTTGCGGACGACCTCTCGCGGCTGCCGCCGAATGCAGACCCTCTCGAGGGCCTTCGACGCCTCGCCGACGCTTTCCGGCAGTTCGTCCTCGCAAATCCGGTGCTGGCTCAGGTCATGTTCTCCCAGCCGTTCGCAGATTTCGATCCCACGACGGACGAGACCAAAGCCGGCGTCAAGGTGCGCAAGGTCTTCGTCCGGCACGCTCAGGCGGCCATCGACGCGGGCTTATTTGCTGGCGACCCCACCGATATCGCCCACGTGTTCTTTGCCTATGTCGAAGGCCTGGCCTCGGCCGAACGCGCCCAACGGCTCGGAGCGTCGAAGCCGTCCGTGGAGCGTCGCTGGCGTCTTGGACTCAACGCGCTCATCGACGGTCTCCATCATGGGCCCGCCGGACGCGCCGCAAAGATGTGA
- a CDS encoding PaaI family thioesterase: protein MEGLHDKVRRPGVVTNEVLLAETGLTFVRGVMDGHHPFPPVLDMLECDLVEVEEGRVVFTSRPTPRFLNPIGTIQGGWAATVLDAAMAFAIHSTLKRGEGYTTLEMKLNYVRPVLPSSGIVRGEGQLIHRGSRIATAEGRLLDAGGKLLAHGGETCMIFPAKTA, encoded by the coding sequence ATGGAAGGATTGCACGACAAGGTTCGGCGGCCCGGCGTGGTCACGAACGAGGTACTGTTGGCTGAAACCGGTCTGACCTTCGTGCGCGGCGTCATGGATGGTCATCATCCATTTCCGCCCGTTCTCGACATGCTCGAGTGTGATCTCGTCGAGGTGGAGGAGGGCAGGGTCGTTTTCACGAGCCGGCCGACGCCGCGCTTTTTGAATCCAATTGGCACGATCCAAGGAGGCTGGGCGGCAACGGTCCTGGATGCCGCCATGGCTTTCGCCATCCATTCCACGTTGAAGAGGGGCGAAGGATATACGACGCTCGAAATGAAGCTCAACTACGTACGCCCCGTCCTACCGTCGAGCGGAATCGTGCGTGGCGAAGGCCAATTGATCCACCGCGGCAGCAGGATCGCGACGGCCGAGGGAAGGCTTCTCGATGCGGGCGGCAAACTGCTCGCACATGGCGGCGAAACCTGCATGATTTTTCCCGCGAAGACAGCTTAG
- a CDS encoding ketoacyl-ACP synthase III family protein, protein MTPTSLFIAGLASYIPARVMTSYAAERGWCDADAVTHDGWWSAAVAGDMAPVEMALHASQSAMRRSGCSPADIDILFYASVLPQGPHMWCPQHYVERRVVGRDIPAIELRQGCNGLLNAFDLAASYLAAPGRRAALVTGADNFGCDPAFGVDPSFRWRYAENIHGRKAGSILGDSGGAAVLSNQGGFARVLGISSRSVTDMEELFRSDEPLFPPSYRRERPTRLGARFNEHERRHPGRVSEALTCLKRARTDLALDVLAEAKVEPHQITRVAHVFAATERYAEQLLGPLGIDPARGVVDFGRGLGHLGVNDQLTALEHLMTSGQLGRGDHVLMMSNGIGSSLTCAVLEILERPSWEA, encoded by the coding sequence ATGACACCGACATCGCTCTTCATCGCCGGGCTGGCCTCGTACATTCCGGCGCGGGTGATGACGTCGTATGCGGCCGAACGCGGCTGGTGCGACGCCGACGCGGTGACCCACGATGGATGGTGGAGCGCCGCCGTCGCGGGAGATATGGCGCCGGTCGAAATGGCGCTGCATGCATCGCAGTCGGCCATGCGGCGCTCCGGTTGCTCTCCAGCGGACATCGATATTCTGTTCTATGCGAGCGTACTGCCGCAGGGACCGCACATGTGGTGTCCGCAACATTACGTCGAGCGGCGCGTCGTGGGTCGAGACATTCCCGCCATCGAACTTCGCCAAGGATGCAACGGCCTGCTCAACGCGTTCGACTTGGCGGCTTCCTATCTCGCGGCGCCCGGCCGTCGTGCGGCACTCGTCACGGGCGCGGACAACTTCGGCTGCGATCCGGCGTTTGGCGTCGATCCGTCGTTTCGCTGGCGTTACGCGGAAAATATCCATGGGCGGAAGGCCGGTTCCATCCTCGGCGATTCGGGGGGCGCCGCCGTGCTCTCCAACCAGGGCGGCTTTGCGCGCGTACTTGGCATTTCTTCCCGTTCGGTCACCGATATGGAAGAACTCTTTCGCAGCGATGAACCACTCTTTCCACCCAGCTACCGCCGCGAGCGGCCAACGCGCTTGGGTGCGCGGTTCAACGAGCACGAACGCCGCCATCCAGGTCGCGTGTCGGAGGCCTTGACGTGCCTCAAACGGGCGCGGACGGATCTGGCCCTCGATGTCCTTGCGGAGGCGAAGGTGGAGCCGCACCAAATAACGCGTGTCGCGCACGTCTTCGCAGCCACCGAACGCTACGCCGAGCAGCTTCTCGGTCCTCTCGGCATCGACCCCGCGCGCGGCGTGGTGGACTTCGGACGCGGCCTCGGTCACCTGGGAGTCAACGACCAACTCACGGCGCTCGAGCACCTGATGACGAGCGGGCAACTCGGACGAGGCGACCACGTGCTCATGATGTCCAACGGAATCGGCTCCTCGTTGACGTGCGCGGTGCTCGAGATCCTCGAGCGTCCGAGCTGGGAAGCGTGA
- a CDS encoding DinB family protein yields MIDTTYVVTMAAYNRWQNDNLYGAADALSEAERTLDRGAFFGSIQGTLNHILWADEVWLGRFSGRPHPATPIHRSHDRYQDWNELRAARIGLDADIAAWAEALDPAWLAQAPARSGASKTKPPRPHAFLVVHMFNHQTHHRGQVHAMLTAAGARPSDTDLLKMEP; encoded by the coding sequence GTGATCGATACGACGTACGTTGTGACCATGGCCGCCTACAACCGGTGGCAGAACGATAACCTGTACGGCGCGGCCGACGCCTTGTCCGAGGCCGAACGCACGCTGGACCGCGGCGCGTTCTTCGGATCGATTCAGGGCACGCTCAATCACATACTTTGGGCGGACGAGGTCTGGCTGGGGCGATTCTCCGGGCGCCCGCACCCGGCGACGCCGATCCACCGATCCCACGATCGATACCAGGACTGGAACGAGCTGCGTGCGGCGCGCATCGGGCTCGATGCGGACATCGCGGCCTGGGCGGAGGCACTCGATCCGGCGTGGCTCGCGCAGGCGCCAGCTAGGTCGGGTGCAAGCAAGACCAAGCCGCCGCGCCCCCACGCGTTCTTGGTGGTGCACATGTTCAACCATCAGACGCACCATCGCGGACAAGTGCATGCGATGCTGACCGCGGCGGGAGCCCGGCCCAGCGACACCGACTTGTTGAAGATGGAACCGTGA
- a CDS encoding SDR family oxidoreductase, which produces MRKKLEGKIALVTGGTTGIGLATAKLFRDEGARVIVTGRTTKTLEEARIHLGSTVDVLSSDAGDPAAIEALFVDIARRYERLDVLFLNAGIVRIGTIAESPLSTFEDVMRVNVVGPWLSLKHATPLFRSGGAVVLNASINARLGMVGSSAYAGSKAALRSLGRVAAAELAALGVRVNVLSPGPTDSGITEKVLDPATAAATLAHLAERIVLKRLGNVDEIARAALFLASDDSSFMTGEEMVVDGGMTRV; this is translated from the coding sequence ATGAGGAAGAAACTGGAAGGCAAGATTGCGCTGGTCACCGGGGGTACGACGGGCATCGGGTTGGCCACCGCGAAGCTCTTTCGTGACGAGGGTGCCCGCGTGATCGTCACCGGGCGCACCACGAAGACACTCGAGGAGGCACGCATTCATCTTGGCAGTACGGTCGACGTGCTGTCGTCGGACGCTGGCGACCCCGCGGCCATCGAGGCACTCTTCGTGGATATCGCGCGGCGCTACGAGCGACTCGACGTGCTCTTCTTGAACGCGGGGATCGTCCGCATCGGCACGATCGCAGAGTCACCCCTCTCCACCTTCGAGGACGTCATGCGTGTGAACGTCGTTGGCCCCTGGCTCTCGCTGAAGCACGCAACGCCGCTTTTCCGCTCGGGTGGTGCGGTGGTACTCAACGCGTCGATCAATGCGCGGCTCGGTATGGTGGGTAGCAGTGCCTATGCCGGGTCGAAGGCTGCGCTGCGTTCACTTGGACGTGTCGCGGCGGCGGAACTTGCGGCGCTCGGCGTTCGTGTGAACGTTCTCAGCCCAGGCCCGACGGATTCGGGCATTACCGAGAAGGTCCTCGATCCCGCCACCGCCGCCGCAACCCTCGCGCATTTGGCCGAGCGCATCGTGTTGAAGCGCCTCGGAAACGTGGACGAGATCGCACGGGCCGCCCTCTTTCTGGCGTCGGATGACTCGTCCTTCATGACGGGCGAGGAAATGGTGGTCGACGGAGGCATGACCCGCGTCTAG